A stretch of DNA from Manihot esculenta cultivar AM560-2 chromosome 7, M.esculenta_v8, whole genome shotgun sequence:
attaatatttaaatatatcttaataattattatcttaaaattttctaactttGTTATACTTCATAcattcaaaattaatattataaaatacttaattatgtttattatttttaactacATTAACaatgatttaaaattattataaaaatagaagTAAACATATTTTTgagtaatgaaaaaaaaatcttacagaaataaaaaatttatagcttaaaaattaaaaaaataataaaaaaatattttctttcaatgATTTTGTTTAGTGTTTCAGAAAATACGAAATTAACTACTTTGCTGTCTTTTCTTCTCCCACGGCTAAAGTCGGTTAATTGTAGAAAATTAGAAATGGAAGTTTAGCCCATGCAAGACGTTTGAGGCAGTTGGATAAAATTCTCCGATTTGATGTCACAAAGTGGACTTCATCGTCAGATCTTCCCAAGTCTCaaaattcactttttttttttttttttttttttttttcactttgaaTTGATGTAATTcttaatatgaataaaattgCAATTATAAATTTGCTTCTACTTGATGGGGCTTTACCACCAATTCCTCTAATTTGTTTCCCTCCATCCAAACAACATACATGGGGCATTCTAGCTTCCTCCTTTCTATCATTTATTTCTTGTGCTTCAGCTTTCTAGTCTTTGCCACCCACCGGAGCAATGACACTGATCGTCTCGCTTTGCTGCAACTCAAAGCCAAAATAATACATGACCCATTTGGGATCATGGGTGCATGGAATAGCACCCTTCACTTCTGCCAGTGGTACGGCGTCCGTTGTGGGCGTAAGCACCAGAGGGTCACAATTGTAAACCTCAGCTCCCTCGAACTTTCAGGTTCCATATCACCATATGTTGGTAACTTGAGCTTTTTAAAGAAGTTGTTCCTTTATAACAATAGCTTCAATGGTGAGATTCCTACTGAGATTGGACATTTGCGCAGATTGCAAAATTTGTATCTTCACAATAATTCAATAGGTGGTCGAATTCCTGCTAGCATATCTAATTGTTCTAACCTTGGTTACTTTACTTCGTATAACAACAATCTGGTAGGGAGAATCCCTGCGAGAATTGGTTCCTTGCTGAAGCTCAAAGCAATTGCTGTGGCCGGCAATCATTTGACAGGGGATCTGCCACCGTCTCTGGGTAACCTTTCTTCTCTTCAAGAAATTAATGTACAAGAAAATAATTTCCATGTGTCTTTCCCCGATGCTCTTTGCAAATTGATGAATCTAAGGATTTTAGATTTGTCTATAAATCAATTTTTGGGTACCATCCCTCCCTCATTCTTGAACCTCTCTTTGATTGAGGTTATAGACATCTCAATAAACAGCTTAGAAGGCAGTCTTCCCTTGAACCTAGGCAACTCTTTTCCAAATCTCCAATTCTTCTCCATTGTAGGTAACCATTTCAGTGGATCTATTCCTATGTCAATTTCAAATGCCTCAAGTTTGGAATTGTTCCagttaaatgaaaataattttaccgGAAGAGTGCCTTCTCTTCAGAAGTTGCATAGGCTTATGAGATTAACAATTGCTGGAAACAATTTGGGAAGTGGGAAAGCTGATGACTTGGAGTTCCTTTCCACTTTGAGTAATGCCACCAATTTACAGGCATTGATCATAAATGAAAATAACTTTGGGGGGAAGTTGCCTGAACAACTCTGCAGCTTTTCAGAAAAGCTCCAGATGATTTTCATTGATGAAAATCAAATATTTGGAAACATTCCCACAAGGAATTGTGTTTCCTTGGAAATTCTTGTTGCAAATGACAACTACTTGTCAGGTCCCATTCCTTCTAGCATTGGAAAGCTTATAAATCTGGGAATACTGTATCTGAAGCACAATGATCTCTCAGGATCTATTCCTTCCACTATAGGAAACATGACAAGTTTACTTCAAATGGATCTATCTCATAATAAGCTTCAAGGCATGATCCCTCCTAGTCTTGGGAATTGCAAAAAATTGATCAGATTAGATCTTTCTTACAATAATCTTAGTGGTCCCATGCCTCCGCAACTTTTTGGATCTTCCCCTTTATCTATTGGTCTTGACTTATCCAGAAATCAGTTGTCAGGCTCCATTCCCTCGGAAATAGGAAACTTAACAAATATGGGACGCCTATACCTTTCTAAGAACGTGCTATCAGGAGTGATTCCGAAAGATCTTAGCAGTTGTACGAGTCTAGAATACTTGTACATGGATGCCAACTTGTTTCAAGGGTCTGTTCCTTCATCTCTAAGTTCCCTGCGTGGCCTTCGAGAATTAAATCTTTCTCACAACTTGTTATCAGGCAATATCCCAGAGTTCCTAGAGGAGTTTCATACCTTAAAGTTGTTGGATTTGTCTTATAACAACTTTGAAGGTACAATACCATTAGAAGGAGTTTTCAAGAACGTAACTGCCATCTCCATAGAAGGAAACAAAAATCTTTGTGGTGGCATACCTGAATTGGGGTTGCCTCCATGTAAGCTTCAGCAACCAAAGAGGGGATTGACTATAACATTGAAGATTATAATCTCAACTGTTTCTGTGGTTACAGGTGCAACAGTTCTGCTGATTTGTTTGCTTATGCGCCTatcaagaaagagaaaaagagatCAGTCTTCCTCATCATTTCATGGGAAGGAGCTACTGAAGTTGTCCTATCAAAATCTTCTCAAAGCTACTAATGGATTCTCTTCAGATAATTTAATTGGTACAGGTAGCTTTGGTTCAGTATATAAAGGAATTCTTGATCCAGAGGGAACTATTGTTGCAGTAAAGGTATTTAACCTCATGTGTCGAGGAGCTATAAAAAGTTTCGTAGCTGAATGTGAGGCCTTGAGGAATCTTAGGCATCGAAATCTAGTTAAAATACTCACAACTTGCTCAGGTGTTAATTATCAAGGCGATGATTTCAAAGCTTTGGTTTATGAGTTCATGGTCAATGGAAGCTTGGATAGTTGGCTGCATCCCGCTCTTGGATCAGATGAAGTGCCAAGGACTTTAGATATACTCCAAAGGCTCAACATAGGCATTGATGTTGCTTGTGCATTGGAGTATCTTCATCTTCATTGCG
This window harbors:
- the LOC110619187 gene encoding probable LRR receptor-like serine/threonine-protein kinase At3g47570; its protein translation is MGHSSFLLSIIYFLCFSFLVFATHRSNDTDRLALLQLKAKIIHDPFGIMGAWNSTLHFCQWYGVRCGRKHQRVTIVNLSSLELSGSISPYVGNLSFLKKLFLYNNSFNGEIPTEIGHLRRLQNLYLHNNSIGGRIPASISNCSNLGYFTSYNNNLVGRIPARIGSLLKLKAIAVAGNHLTGDLPPSLGNLSSLQEINVQENNFHVSFPDALCKLMNLRILDLSINQFLGTIPPSFLNLSLIEVIDISINSLEGSLPLNLGNSFPNLQFFSIVGNHFSGSIPMSISNASSLELFQLNENNFTGRVPSLQKLHRLMRLTIAGNNLGSGKADDLEFLSTLSNATNLQALIINENNFGGKLPEQLCSFSEKLQMIFIDENQIFGNIPTRNCVSLEILVANDNYLSGPIPSSIGKLINLGILYLKHNDLSGSIPSTIGNMTSLLQMDLSHNKLQGMIPPSLGNCKKLIRLDLSYNNLSGPMPPQLFGSSPLSIGLDLSRNQLSGSIPSEIGNLTNMGRLYLSKNVLSGVIPKDLSSCTSLEYLYMDANLFQGSVPSSLSSLRGLRELNLSHNLLSGNIPEFLEEFHTLKLLDLSYNNFEGTIPLEGVFKNVTAISIEGNKNLCGGIPELGLPPCKLQQPKRGLTITLKIIISTVSVVTGATVLLICLLMRLSRKRKRDQSSSSFHGKELLKLSYQNLLKATNGFSSDNLIGTGSFGSVYKGILDPEGTIVAVKVFNLMCRGAIKSFVAECEALRNLRHRNLVKILTTCSGVNYQGDDFKALVYEFMVNGSLDSWLHPALGSDEVPRTLDILQRLNIGIDVACALEYLHLHCETPVVHSDLKPSNVLLDENMTGRLSDFGLVKFLSDGILGNSTDQSSSFGLRGTIGYCPPEYGVGSKTSTSGDIFSFGILLLEMFSGKRPTDEMFKENLSLHNFVKRALPEQVTEIIDPNLFQARFSVHHNDNLRNRRNDMFIECLISIFKIGLSCSAESPQERMNISDIVAQLSSIKNKFLGAQLPREREVADAFLLAGGQS